AAAAATGGtagttaatatttttcattcacttaagtcttttttcaaataaatggGCGTATCTAGTAAACATGCGTTTTGagcttttttcaatttttacacattattgAATCCAGATATAAAACTAAAGTACCAAGCAGCAAAATTATATGTGGCCTCACAAATGACCCTATAAGAGGGAAATTGGAATGCATTAAGCATTATGTCATCTCTATAAGCACTATAATGGAATTGAGTGGTAACACCTTAATTCAATTCCActatctttttttcaaaaaataaataaattattaatatttattaactATAAAGTATCAAATTCAGTGATAAAGTATAAAATGGAATAATAACAATCTCGCTTAGAGAAAAGATAAAGTTCATATAGAAGAATGTGGAGtgccttaaaaaataaataaataaatcaaggcGGCGTCGAAATAGTAAAACTATTCATTACAAGTTGTACTCGTTATTCCCTTCATCATGTGAGTACAACTTGTAGTCACGTCCCTACAATTTATAGTCACGTGACTTCGACAAAAACTATGTCTGCAATTAAACTACTATTTTTTCtcaccctttctttttttgaaagtgACGGAAATTTCATTAAACGGAAAGAAGCAGCACAGCCAGCCAGAGCTGCAAATAGAAACAGgacacaaaggaaaaaaaaaaaaccagcaacaAAATAGACCACAAACATGACCCTATAGCAACGCTCCCTCACTTCTAAGTAAATCTGCGATTATGTCTGGCTCTCTTCCTAACCAGCACATGGCATCCTTCGCTCCTTTTGCTTGCTGGGCTAATTCATGGGCTATTTTGTTACCCATCCTTCCAATGTGCTTGACTTTTACATCAGCAAAACTTCTCATTTCCTGCACAATTCTAGCTACAAAATGACCAACTGCACCTCTGACCTCTTCTTGCTCTATTGCTTGGATTGTTTGAAGAGTCTCCAACTATAAGAACTCGCTCCAGACCAAGCTCTTTTGCCAGCACTAATCCTTGTTCCATTGCAATAGCTTCAGTTTCTTCAACTCCAAACCAACTTGAAAGGGGCTGGCACATGGCAGCTATGAACTTCAAGTCCTTATCCCGAATAAGGATGCCCACACCTGAATGGCCATAATTAGTGGGAATAGCTCCATCCACATTGATGAGAAAGTAGTCATCCTGGAGTGGTTCAAGACTATTTGCTTTTGGCTCCAAGGACCTTGCCCGAGTACCATTTGCCTCCCTATAGTCTTTCACCATTCGCATGGCATTCCCCCAGATAATATTTCCTCATGAACTGTTTGTATGATGCACCATCTGGTTTCTGTTATACCAGATCATCCAAgccattccaaaaaaaatttctacgtCCCTTTGGGTCCCTTGTCTCAGTATGTCTAAGGCAATATTTGACAAGTCACGCCTATATTCCAAGATACTGATGGGGCAATCAATCCAATTTTCCCAAACCTTTTTGGCAATTTCACATTTTAGAATTGCATGTTCTGCCTCCTTGCTGCATAGTGGACAGAGAGGATCTGCTAGGACTCCTCTTTTGCTCAGGTTAAGCATAGTGGGGATTGCATTCATACAAAGTCTCCAGGCAAATATTCTCATCTTTGCTGGGATGTTCAAGTGCCACATTTTCTTCCATAAGGGAGATCGCGCATCGGATTCCCCTTGTTCACTTGCTTCTAGCACTTTCCTAGCCACATAGTAAGCacttttcactaaaatattcCTTTTTTGTTGCCCACCCATATTAGTCGGTCATCAGGCAGATGGTAGCTGATTGGGATACTAACGACTGTTTCAACCTCATCTTCTTGTGTCTTGGTTAATAAGGACTAAGACCATGAGGAAATCCCCAAAATCTGTCTGAGGGGAAATTACCTTGTAGTTGGCAGCCATTTGTCATCCTAGATGTGAATAGTTTTTCCATTGCCTATCCTCCATCTTATGCCTTGTTTCAAAACTTCTAGACTTTGGTGAATACTAAGCAAATGATGGGTTGCTTCCCAAATTAGCACTTAAAACATCATTGTTTGGGAAGTATCTCTTGCCTTAGTATTGTAATCATCATTTCCCACCCCTATCTTTTTATTTCAATGTTCATATTGTTGGTTTatattgttgtgtttgtttCCCTAGATAGACCATCTCTTAGACCATATAGGGGGAAGAAATCTCATCCCACCTAGGCAATCTCCTtcccctttttattttatgtcatcCCATTTAATCTCTTGCACATCCCCCTCTCCCCTTTTaagcgcgcacacacacatctATGTATACTATTATATCTagaaatctaaataaataaataaagattttatatcatctattcttaaatggtttttaaaaccTCCATTGAAATCGCTTAGAACTCCCATTATGATGATATTAAAAtctatttaagaaaaaaaaaaacttcttttaatCAATAACTTCAGAAActatatcaaaatttaaaaatttcttataaaaacaATATCTTTGACTCTCACTGATCTGCCACAATTATGAAACCCcacagcaaaaagaaaaaattaaatccgCACAAAGAATAAACTCTCTCAATATATCCTTCATCCAAAATTCAAATAACCCAGTTCAAAAGAATGTAAcaataaacaaatttaacaatgaatataactcccacatctttttTTAATCTGTCTTCACTCACTCTCATCTACACAATCATTCCATTACATATAGACCCAAATTCCAAGACAATCTAGCAGCTCTTATTGGCGGTGTGCCGATACAGAACCCTCTTCTTCCTGCTAGACAAGTTCTCTATTGTAAGGACAAGTTTTCCAGGTTCATTGGTTCTGAAAGTGTTGCGAATAGGTCCTTCCTGGGAACCCATCTTCTTTCCTTTCTGAACAATAATGGTATAAGATCCCTCATCGGTTGGAACAAATTCCTCCTTGTAGCTCACTTCCCAACCCAAAACAGCCAAGTCCCAGACCAATGTGCTTCCAACCTGCCACCATAAAATCACATCAACAATCGCTATATACACgacaaatttcacaacttttttaatggaatattactttcacttatattattattaccGGCGTTACTTTTATTGTATTCTAATTAGCACATAACAtcatgaaatttgttgtgtttttagaCTTATTGATCGGGGTAAGAAAAGTTGTTCTCAAGTAATAAGAATATAAATCTATGAACATCAATGTTCAAGAACAACTATTGGGGTACCTCCAATGCTGGTATCTCAATGGTATTGGTCGATCCAGCCTTGATGATAAGTTCTGAAACCGAACCACCCTCTTTGCCGTAGAACTCAAAATCGTTCTCTCTCTTGAAGCCACCGTAGTGAACAGGGATCTCCTCTACCGGGATGTACCTGCACGTATAATAAAGAATTTGTCACCTTCTAATATTATGGTAGGCATTTGAGTATGAATCGAGGAAAGAAGGTAATTAATTCTTACTTGAGAAGGGTTTCAGTGACCTTGGCTGGGCGAGCAACAACGAATTTGCTCTTGCTTCTTTGGGTTAAGAAAGGAGATATAAGAGCATTGAGAGCATAGTACCAGAAAGGAACATTTATGAATATCTGCATCCAAAATCATTATCAATTACTCCGAATTGTAGGCACAAACTATTACAAACAGATTAGGCTTTTAGGATAGTGATAGTTTATCATTGTATCAGAACAACTGGTCTAAGTTTGAACCATGTCTAGTTGAATTTATCATTTCCTAACCGATTAAGCTTTTAAGTcaatcattataaaaaattaaaaaataaaaaaaacaagtcTAATTAACACATTAAAATGAGATGGGACTTACATTTTTTGCAACAAGTTCGGGATAATTGTCCTGCAGAAGCTGAATAGCTTGATTTGTAGCCATCCGAAGCTCCTTCTTCACGGGTCCGGGGGAGTTTTTGAGGTCATTGACTTGGATCAAGGAAGAGGCACCGCCAGGACTCAAATCAAGCTTTTGAATACCCTTCTCCATCAACTGGCACCTCCATCTCAGGAACTGCTTGCGCTTCTCCTCGTTCCCAAATGCCTTTTGATAAAGATCCTCGCTTTCAAACACCCCGAAAATGTTATAGCAAACTGGATGACCTTTACTATCAACTCCATTCATGTAAGCAGCCGAGCTTAGATCCGGGCTGATTTCCTCGTCCAAGATCGAATCGATGTTGGCCTCCTTCCTCCATTGAAGGGTCTTCTTGAGCATCTCAAAGGCATCAGTGACTTTAAACTCCCTAGCCCTCAAGAACTTCAAGAGGACTACATCAGTACCCTCTGTGCCTTTACTTGGCAAAAGGGGCACTCCCCAAATTGAGATACCTGTGTCCACTTTTTCTTCCTCGCATTCTTGAGCAAcaatttcctcttccttttccttctcttcacCTTCTTTTGCTTCTGCCTCAGTCTTTTTTGGCTCCTCTTTCTTGTATATGTTGTTTCCGAGGATGGCTTCTTCGAGTTTAGCTTTCAGATCATTCAAAGCCTTCCTCTCAAACTCTTTTAGATCAGAGAGGTAGTTGCTCTCTTCCTTATAAGACGAGCTCTTCTCAATTACTTTGGGCTTGGGTTCATCGTCCAATTCCTTCACCTTTTCATCTACTTCAACAACTTGTTCACTCTCATTGGTAACCTTCTTGGTCTCTTCttcaacaccaacaacaacctCAGCCACCTGGGTTTCCTCAGCCTTAACAACCTCAACAGTCATGGTTGCTAATAGTTCCAAACTGAAACATAAAAACAATagcaaagaaaaatgtaagACAAGCCCAGaattccaaacaaaaaatgggggaaaaaaaaaacccacctgAGTTTGCGAGCTGTATTAGCTGCTCCTGATGAATTTGCTCTAAATTTTtctgtttagtgtgtgtgtgtgtgtgagagagagagagattttgctTGGAGAGTTATAGGCTTATAGCATTAGGAAGGTGCCAAcggttatatatatttttgaaaaattcaaaagtaaagAGAGGACCCACCAACGGTCACATACCTGGAACCACCGAGGAGAGCCGTTGGGGATTCTTTTTCCCGAGGGTTTTGCTAGCCTGGAAGCCAGCAAATTTTGGCGTGAGAGAATCGTTTTGGGCCCACCTCTGATGTTGATTGTTGTTGACTAcagcgagagagagaaagagagagagagagagagagagagagaggtgctCCTGTTATCCTATATGCCAGGCTCAATGAACTTTAATACTATATATTGGGTTTTATTGGGAGTCATGCTTTTGACATATAAAATGGTATAATTTGTGTCACAACTCACttatatataatgtgaaaatatACTTTTATTACTTAAACTCGTTCACATGCCCATGTGAAGATATTCTTATCACTTAAATTCATAGTGTGGGTGCATGTGAAGACACTCTTATCACTTAAATTTACAATATAAGTGTTGTTTAAAGTTCACAACGTAAGTAAGTTATGGCACAAATTGTGTCATTTTATAGGGCACGAGTCCCTTCTATTGGTCAAGATTAGGGAAGGTATAACAAGTTGGAATATTCTGTCTGAGTTTGGCCAATCAAATGTCGCTACTTCCTTAATGATTAATTACTAATTGTCTGTGTTtagcttttttaatttaatttttcataggTTActatctttttataaaaaaaacattcattaaaaaaattgttaatttgtCACTGTTATTATAGACAGCTAGATGCTGATCTTAAAACTTTCTAAAGGTCATTAGCTTACATTTTCCGTATCTGTCTTCATCATTAAAAGGTTATATTGTATTagcaaaattataataatttattctcATAATTTGCTTTTAACAAGTAATTAAATAGAATATATAAAGTGTTCCgatgcccctttttttttagaaaaccgAGGACCCTTAATGGTGTCCAATAACAGCATAAAATAATACTACGCTTGTTTTCACCATTAGAAATCTCATAACTTTGCTTCTCAAGACAAATTAATAATAGGGCGTGACTTAGGTAAATTTAGATACTATTCATTAAATTCtcctcttaaaattttattatgtgaattttttcttatgagatgaaaatgtatttttttaattatatggtCACATTGCAAAATCTTAAGAATGAAACTTAATGAACAACACataaggtactgtacctaaattttgctcttaataatatttatttttgctaatataattttgcatacactttttttatttgagaatcaTCCTCTGATACCCTCTAAACCTTTTATATCTATTAGCATTTGAGTTGGTGGGTGGTCACTCATGTGGACAGCCTAGTCTAACAAGCCCTAACGCTTGAGAAGAATAGatataagttttattgatacatctctttacttaaaaaaaatgtaagcaaTGATCAAATTTGGCCAATTTCTCTAAAATGCACTGTCATGTTGTAGCCAAAGAGACATTTTGTTAAAAAACAAAGTCTTCCTGGTGGGAAAGCATGTTGTTATGTGCTCGCCTTTAACTACTtagacaaataataataata
The sequence above is drawn from the Castanea sativa cultivar Marrone di Chiusa Pesio chromosome 5, ASM4071231v1 genome and encodes:
- the LOC142633507 gene encoding patellin-4 is translated as MTVEVVKAEETQVAEVVVGVEEETKKVTNESEQVVEVDEKVKELDDEPKPKVIEKSSSYKEESNYLSDLKEFERKALNDLKAKLEEAILGNNIYKKEEPKKTEAEAKEGEEKEKEEEIVAQECEEEKVDTGISIWGVPLLPSKGTEGTDVVLLKFLRAREFKVTDAFEMLKKTLQWRKEANIDSILDEEISPDLSSAAYMNGVDSKGHPVCYNIFGVFESEDLYQKAFGNEEKRKQFLRWRCQLMEKGIQKLDLSPGGASSLIQVNDLKNSPGPVKKELRMATNQAIQLLQDNYPELVAKNIFINVPFWYYALNALISPFLTQRSKSKFVVARPAKVTETLLKYIPVEEIPVHYGGFKRENDFEFYGKEGGSVSELIIKAGSTNTIEIPALEVGSTLVWDLAVLGWEVSYKEEFVPTDEGSYTIIVQKGKKMGSQEGPIRNTFRTNEPGKLVLTIENLSSRKKRVLYRHTANKSC